One segment of Sander vitreus isolate 19-12246 chromosome 20, sanVit1, whole genome shotgun sequence DNA contains the following:
- the prima1 gene encoding proline-rich membrane anchor 1, whose protein sequence is MLSTTGFQEENDCGINYFWSSLSQISPLNWTGWMVISQTVQAYVYCIHLLESLPIIFENSARGMLVQDLMPFTLSFWPFFFGHCFLSLFLLSCQGELQRSCSRTVAEKVSEQCQLACHCRRYPPLPPPPPPPPPPRLLGTTVAEPMVPLLRPWWMEMDIVVLGTVGCASVVFLLSAIIICYKAIKRKPLRKEENGTSRGEYAMSIRNKKAMGTNNTVV, encoded by the exons ATGCTATCGACAACGGGATTTCAAGAGGAAAATGATTGTGGCATAAACTATTTCTGGAGTAGCTTGTCACAGATATCGCCGCTGAACTGGACAGGGTGGATGGTTATTTCCCAAACAGTTCAAGCCTATGTATACTGCATTCATTTATTGGAATCGCTGCCTATTATCTTCGAGAACAGCGCAAGAGGAATGCTGGTCCAAGATCTAATGCcatttactttaagtttttggccttttttcttCGGTCATTGCTTTCTCTCACTGTTTTTACTCTCATGCCAG GGAGAACTCCAGAGGTCATGCTCACGGACTGTGGCGGAGAAAGTTAGTGAACAGTGCCAGCTGGCATGCCACTGTAGAAGATaccctccccttcctcctccaccgcctccaccgcCTCCCCCACGGCTACTGGGCACCACAG TGGCAGAGCCCATGGTGCCCTTGTTGAGGCCCTGGTGGATGGAGATGGACATTGTAGTGCTTGGAACGGTGGGCTGTGCCTCAGTTGTCTTCCTCCTCTCAGCCATCATCATCTGCTACAAGGCCATCAAGAG GAAACCACTACGAAAAGAAGAGAACGGGACAAGTCGCGGGGAATATGCCATGAGCATCCGTAACAAGAAGGCCATGGGTACAAACAACACTGTGGTATAG